GGCCACAAATTTAACAACAGATGAGAGGATTGGCTACCACCTACAAACTGAAATCAATTTCACATTTTAAACAAATCATCGTCGATAAAGAGCATATTTTGAACAAAATAGTTCGTTTCTTTGAATCATAAAAATGAAAAAGTATAGCTCATGAATATTTTAAAAGTATCAAAATTGAAACCAATCCTTGTAATAATAGCCATTGCAGCTCAGATTCTGGCTTCCTCTAAGGTTACAAAAGCAGCCGACCAGACCCTGCCTGCTGACTCGGCAATATATAAAACGACTACCCTGATCATCAATAAACTTTCCAGTCATTGTTACCAGCACCTGTCCTATTTTAACACCGAGGATTATGGAAAGGTAGAATGCAACGGAATGATTGTAATCGATGGAAATGAAGCCATTGTCTTCGATACCCCTGCGGATAACCAGAGTTCAGAAGAACTGATAAACTATGTCACCAAAAAAATGAATGTCAAAATAAAAGCCATCATTCCTACTCATTTTCATGAGGACTGTGTAGGTGGGTTGAAAATGTTTGATCAGTTCAACATTCCTTCTTACGCATCCAACCAGACCATTGAACTGTTAAAATCAAAAACCAAGACCAATACCAGCCGGATCAAAGGCTTCGACAAAAAACTTGATTTAAAGGTTGGAAATATTAAAGTTTATGCCAGCTACTTCGGAGAAGGTCATACCAAAGACAACATCATTGGATACGTTCCGGCAGATCAGGCTATGTTTGGAGGCTGCCTTATTAAAGAAGTAGATGCAAGCAAAGGCTATCTGGGTGATGCTAATGAGAAAGAATGGTCACAAACCGTAAAAAAAGTTAAACAAAAATTCCCTGATGCAAAAATCATTATTCCCGGCCATGGAAATTACGGAGGAACAGAATTGCTGGATTATACGATCAAACTATTTAAAGACACCATAAAATAATTTCTGTGGTAAATAGATATCCCCCCTATTTAGATGGGATATTCACCCCAGGCTGAGCATCAATTTCCTGAAATTCAAGTTCATAAACCATTTAACCAAATGTAAACGATTATGAAAAACTTGAATCTCCCTGCCATTCTCCTGGCCTTATCGCTGATGCTCAGCTGTAAAAAATCAACAGTACAACAGGAGCTACAGCCAGACACAAAGAGAATGATGACCCTTGCCAGCACCACAGGCACGGTCTATTATGTAGACCCCAATGGGGACGACAACAACGATGGAAAAAGCGACACGCAGGCCTGGAAAACAATTGACAAGGTCAATTCCATGGTTTTTAACCCGGGTGATCAGATCCTGTTCAAATCCGGCGGCGTCTGGGCCGGCCATTTGGCACCAAAAGGCTCTGGCATTCCAAATTCCAACATCATTTTAAACCGGTATGGCACAGGCAACAAGCCGCAGATTAACGGTCCGGGATCAAACGGCAGCTCCGCCATTTCTTTAAACAATCAATCCTACTGGGAAATACACAATTTCGACCTCACAAATACCGGAACAGCAACAAATACCAGCGTCAGGGGAATCTATGTGGGCCAGGCAGATTCTGTCAGGGGATCCGATATCAGGATCATGAACTGTGACATTCATGATGTAAAAAGTGCCCCGGGAACCAGCACCGTGTCCAATAAATCCTCAGGTGGAATTATTTTCGGTGGCAATACCGACAATGTACTCGTACAGAGCAATACCGTAAAAAACTCTACCCTGGAAGGAATCCGGACTTTAGGTGCGCCTGGAAAAAGTACTAATGTGGTGTTCGACCAGAATTACCTGGAAAATATTCTCGGCGATGGTATTGTCTTATCAAACGTGATCAACTCTGCCGCAACAAGAAACACTTTTAACAATTGCGCTTACTCCACAACTTCCTTAAACTATGCGGTTTGCTGGACCATTAACAGCATCGGCACGAGAGTAGCATTTAACGAGGTTTTCAATACCAAAGGCGGAGGGGTAAACGACGGACAATCATTTGATGCCGATCTGACCACCGATGGCGATATTTTTGAATACAACTATTCTCATGATAACAAAAGGGCATTCATGTTGTTCATGAACAGTTCAAAAAATATCATCGTCCGGTATAACTTAAGTATTAATGATGCCCAGACCCCAAGTTATGGCTTGTTTCTTTACATCTCAACCAGTACCAGCAATAAAATTTATAACAACACTTTCTATATCAAGGGTAACCTGGACTATATCTTTAAAAGCGGCGCTTTCAACAGTGTATTCAATAACAACATTATATACGCTGAAGGGACGGTTAGTAAATTTGGCGATAAACCGCTCAGCACTTCCAGTGTCATTCAAAACAATTGTTTCTATCCGGCATCGATCATCGCGGTTAATGGCCCGGCAGGCACTGTTTCAGGAAATATATATGTTAATCCTAAATTCGTTAACGTTTCCGCACCAGCGCTGGTGGAGAATTTTAAACTGCAGAAATCTTCAGCCCTGATCTCCGCAGGCTTTAATATGGTCAGTAACGGCGGACTGGATTATTTCCAGGCTACCTTACCAGGCAGTAATCCTGATATTGGCGCAGCACAATCGGCCTATAGTTTCAGCGGTTTTGTAAGCAATGCAGATAGCTATGTAAGAAACGGGACGTATGCAACCACTAATTACGGTACAGAAACAGGCATATATGTGAAATCAGATGTGAGCTCCTACGCCAGAAAATCTTATGTGAAATTTGATTTCTCAGCGATAAGCAGCTCAGCAATCTCGAATGCCAGGTTAATCCTGAATGCCTCCGGAGTAAATACAGATCCATCCCGGGTTATTAAAGTCTATACCACCCTGTCCAATTCCTGGCTGGAAACCTCATTGAACTGGAACAATGCCCCAGCTAACGGAAGCCTTGTCAATAGCTTCACCGTTTACAAGGCAGAAAAATATGCAATAGATGTGACCGATATCATCAACCAGCAACTCGCTGCAGGCAATAAAATCATCACGTTTGCCCTCCTCAATGAAGCGGCAGCAAGTGCCAAAAATGATGTGCAGTTTACAAGTAAGGAAGCAACAGCAAATAAACCGCAATTGAATATTATACTATAATATTGGCTAAAGAGTCATTTGATCATATTCAAATGACTCTTTAGTTCTTTAAGGTTATTTTTTTCTGATGAAAAACCCCGGCTCAGTTCCGGTCTCTGCTGTTCATAAAAAGCAGAATATAATAAAGCAAAGTGGCAACTGAACTGATGGCTGCGACCACATAGGTACGTGCAGCCCATTTTAAGGCATCGGCAGCCATATCATGTTCAGCAGTCGTGGTCATATGGCTTTCTTCAAGCCATTTTAAGGCGCGGTTACTCGCGTCATATTCTACCGGGAGCGTAATGATGGTAAACAAAGTCGTCACCGCAAATAAGGCAATACCAACCAGTAGAATCGTAGGATTGGCCCGGCCGATTAAAAAGCCCAGCCCAGCCAGTATAATCCATTGCGAAAGCTGAGAACTGATGTTCACAAAAGGAACAATGGCACTGCGAAAAGTGAGCATGCTGTACGCCCTGGCATGTTGAACGGCATGACCACATTCATGCGCTGCAACCGCAGCAGCAGATACACTTCTTCCTTCATACACATCAGGACTCAGGTTAACCGTTCGGTCTGAGGGATTATAATGGTCGCTCAGCTGACCGGGTACGGAAAGCACCCGGACATTGTAAATGCCGTTATCGGCGAGCATCTTTTCCGCAATCTCCCTACCACTCAGGCCATTTCGAAGCCCAATCTGACTGTATTCATTAAATTTACTTTTGAGCCTGCTGCTGACAATCCATCCAACAACAAACATAATACCTGCGATAAGGTAATATCCTGTGAGTCCCATGGTGTTAAAATAAATCCGGTAAATCTTTATAACAATGCTAACTTTAAATGGTTCGGTTTTCCATAATTTCTTTAACCATAGTCCGTTTCTTTTGAAAGCTTCATTACATTCGCTATGACAATACTCCTTAAAAACAAAGAGATGACCTACGATGAACGGTTAGCTTCAATTAATCCCTGTAAATCATGAACCATTTATCTGACAAGGAAAACCGCGGTAGTTTAGTGGCTAAAGAAAGCCGGAATACCCTGCTGAAACTTTTTCTCTCATTAAACCCGGAAAATAAAGCCCTATGGGGAAAGATGAACCCACAACAAATGGTAGAACACCTCATAGAGCAGGTCCAGTACACCAATGGTACAAAAGAACCTTTTTGTGAGGTGTCTGAAGAGGAAGCCATGCGCGCAAAACTTGCCAATATCTATTCCGATCGGGAAATTCCAAAGAACGTGATATTAGGGGAACTACCTGGTCAATTGAGATATCCCGATCTGCAGACTGCCATTGATCAGTTGATGACAGAGCTGGATACTTTTGACCAGTATTTTAAAACCCCGGGAACAACTGCCATACACGGTGGCTTCGGAGCAATGAACGAAGCAGAATGGCTGATCTGGCATAGCAAACATTTCAGGCATCACTTAAAACAGTTCGGCCTAATGCCATTTACCTCATGATCAACACCTTCATAAATAACCGGCAATTCATACGTTAACCCCTCATTTTTTTCGGACTAAAGCCATAAAATGCTTTAAAAGCCGTAGAGAAATTGGAGACATCCTTATAACCCGACAAATAGGCAATCTCCCCTATAGACTGTGTTTTCTGATGCAAAAGATAGCGTGCATTTTCCATTTTTAGCCGGATGATGTACTGATAAATCGTCGTATTAAATTTTTCTTTAAACCCGTTCTTTAGCTTAAACTCATTCAGGGAAACCATTTTGGACAACTCAGATAACAATGGAGGATTGGCATAATTGCTTTCCAGAATTTCTTTTGCGGCCATCAGCTTATGCAGCTCTCCCTCTTTCAGAAAACCCTTTCCTGATATCAGCTTTGGCTCTTGTTTCAACTGATCCAGCTGGAGGACCAAAAGCTCACGGATCTTCGCTTCCACAAACATCCGTTTAAGAATACCCTTCCGCTTGCACCTTAAAATATCAGAGATCGCGTTTTTTATCGATGCGGTAATCGGCGAACCTACAGGGGCAAAATAACTGTGTTTCCTGCCTGCCACCTGACTGGCAAATTCCCGCTGCAGCTCAGATTGCTGGCCGATGAGGTTAAAATAAAAATCCTCGGAAAGGATGACACAGAAATAATTGATCGGCTGGAATGGGCTCATTTCAAATGTTCCCTTAAATGAAGGAGTATAGCGGATCGTATGGTATTCCTGAGGGGCATCTTCCAGCGCGGCCAGCTTTTCTACGCGTTCAATCGGACTACCCTCTAACATGAAATCAAGGGTAATACTGCTGCCTTCAATCTCAAACAGATCGACCACAGTCTGATTAAAATTCATAGTTGTATCAATGATAAAAGCACCACTGGTGCTGAGTTGTATGCTCCTCAGCTGTTTAATCGTCTCGTCCTCCATCTCCACAATTTCTTCCAGCATTAAACTGTTGGGATCATAGGCCTCGGGAATCTCTTTATTGGAGATCCATTGGTCCATATGCAACAGTTTTGATTTAATTCTTATCATTTAATTAAAAGCAGATTTGAATTGCAAAGTTATTTTTATTCGGTCTAAATAATAACATTTACCACCCTCCTTTTGCAATTAATTTTAATCAACGCCTGCACTTTTCAAGCAAATCATCCCATTAACCTCCTTTAAATTAACATAATAAGCAATTAATTACACCATAATAACGATAAAAAAGCACATTAAATTAATCCTTTTTTAATAATTAATAATCCTTTTATCACAAAACTAAAAGCACAGCTGACTGTATATTTGCCGCATTATTTATATCGAGTCTAAATAAAACTCCAAATCAACGCATGTCGCAATTAAAATTTAATTCAATTCAAGGCCATTATCTGGTAAAATTCTTTCTGCTGATCTCTTTCCTGTTGATCTCTGCCCGCTCCTTCGGTCAGTCGCCGGGAAATGTTTCAGGAACCATACTGGATCAAAGCGGATCTCCCATTCCGGGCGTATCAGTGTCCTTTAAATCCATAAAAAAAGGAACTTCAACCAACGAAAAAGGCAGTTACGAACTGCAACAGTTGCCCGAAGGCAAATACCAGGTAATCTTCAGTATGATTGGTTACCAATCCGTAGCGCTGGAGGTTCAGGTAAAAAATGGCGCAAACATCGTCAGAAACCTGGTCATGAAAAGCAGTACACAACAGATGAAAGAAGTCAATGTTGCCGGAAGATCAAAAACCCAGCAGGCAAACAGACAAGCTTATCAGGTTACCGCCATTGATGCCAAACAACTGCACAATACTACACTTAACCTGGCAAAAGCATTGGACCGCGTTGCTGGAGTACGAATCAGAGAAAGTGGCGGTGTAGGCTCAAGAACGGAATTTTCGTTAAATGGCTTCTCCGGAAATCAGGTAAAATTCTTCATCGATGGCATTCCTATGGATAACTTCGGCAGCTCTTTCGACATCAATAACATTCCGGTAAACCTGGCCGAACGCCTGGAAGTATATAAAGGTGTAGTACCGGTTTCATTGGGTTCAGATGCCCTGGGTGGAGCAGTAAACATCATTACCAACTCCGGAAGATCAAATTACCTGGATGCCTCCTATTCTTACGGCTCTTTCAATACCCACCGAAGTTCGGTCAATGCAGGCTATACCACTGCAAAGGGAATCGTTTTAAACCTCAATGCTTATCAGAATTACTCCGACAACGATTATTGGGTAAATACAGAAACCCAGGTAGATCAGTATGGAACCATTGAGCGGGTAAAAGCACGACGTTTCCACGATGGATACCGCAATGAGATGATCCGGTTCAGTGCCGGCGTAAAAGGAAAGTCCTGGGCGGATATGCTGACCCTTGGTTTAGACCTAGGCCAGAATAAAGCAGATATTCAGAATGGAGTGGTTATGGGTGATGTCTATGGTGCGCGCAGAACAAGCGGAACCCTGGTCATGCCTTCCCTAAAATACCTGAAAAAGAATCTCGGACTAAAAGGTCTGGACCTGAATATCTCCGGAAACTTCAACCTGGGACACGAAAAAACCATTGACACGGTCAACAAACAGTACAACTGGCTGGGACAGGTGGTAAAAGATTTCAGCTATGGCAACTCGGACATTAAAGGTGGTGAAAGAGAACGCATGCTTTACCGCTATAAAAACAACAACGGAATCGGGACCATCAACCTGAGCTACAAACTGAACGATCAGCATTCCTTCGTGATCAACAATACCTTTAACACCTTCCGCAGAATAGGAAAAGACCTGCTGGAAGAGAAAGACCTTTATTTCGAAAGACCACAGACGACCTCAAAAAATGTACTTGGTGCAGCCTATCGTTTTGATGCAAATGAACGCTGGAACACCACGGTATTTTTCAAACATTACTACCAGCGCTCTAAGGCCTTTATCAATATAACCGGTGTCGACAGACCTTCCAACAGTGATTATGGCTGGTCAGAGAACAATTTCAGCACTACAGGTTATGGCCTGGCCAGCACCTATTTTCTGGGCAAAGACCTCCAGTTACGTGCTTCTTACGAACATGGGGTAAGGGTGCCTGAGAGTTCAGAGTTATTTGGAAACGTAAATACACTTACCGGAAACTTCTCCCTTAAACCGGAAAGCAGTGAAAATGTAAACATCGGCGCCATCTATACCCCGGCCATCAATAATACACATTTCTTCACCATTGATGCCGCATTGCTCTACCGCTATTCCAAAGACTTTATCCGCCCGAGTTTGAATGCAGGTAACAAATATACCCTTCAGCGTATGGTCAACCTGCGCGATGTGGACAATACCGGAATAGAAGCCAATATCAGGTACCGCTATAAAACGGCATTCAATATCGGCGCAAATGTGACCTATCAGAACCTCAGAAACCAGACTAAGTTCGAAGGTGGCGAAGGCGATAAACAAAGTATCATTTATGGCGACAGGCTGCCGAATATGCCTTACATGTATGGAAATCTGGATGCATCCTATACCTTCCGGAACCTGATGTCTAAGGGAGATAACCTGACTGTAGGTTATAACCTGCTCTATGTACATGCCTATTTTGAAGGCTGGCCTTCCTTGGGCAACAAAAATGAAAAATACACCATTCCTGAGCAATACGCGCATAACGCCAATTTGCTGTACAGCTTCGCCGGAGGTAAATATAACCTGGCCATGGAATGCCTGAACTTAACGGATGCCCTGCTGTATGACCATTACAAACTGCAAAAGCCAAGCCGCTCGTTCAACCTTAAGCTCCGCTATTTCCTCTTTAACAAATTCAAATAAATCACTATACACAAATCCATACAAAATGAAAAAGAACAATTTATTTTTACTCGCCGGTTTAGCCGCAGCACTTACTTTCAGCTCCTGCAAAAGCAATAATAAATCGGATGACGGGCCGGGAACGGATGTCAATGGCAGGTACATCATCTCCGGAGAATCCGCAACAGCCGAGGAAAGTAAAAACTATATCCTGAGCCTGGGCAACCTGACGGAAGGAAAAACAACGATCTTAGGAAACGGATTGGAAACCGCCGGAAGTACACTGGTATTTCAGAACAATAAAGTGTTTGTCTTCAAATACAACAGAGGTAATGATGGCGTAACAGAAGTATTCCAGCTGAATGGAAACGGTAAAATCGAAAAAATACAACAATTTGGGATCAAGTCGGTGAACGTGTTTCTCCCTTTAAAAGACCGTAAGGAAATCATCGTATTCAACGTAGCAAGAAACATCAAAACCCCTACCGGAAGAGGTTACCGCATCAGT
This region of Pedobacter steynii genomic DNA includes:
- a CDS encoding zinc metallopeptidase, whose protein sequence is MGLTGYYLIAGIMFVVGWIVSSRLKSKFNEYSQIGLRNGLSGREIAEKMLADNGIYNVRVLSVPGQLSDHYNPSDRTVNLSPDVYEGRSVSAAAVAAHECGHAVQHARAYSMLTFRSAIVPFVNISSQLSQWIILAGLGFLIGRANPTILLVGIALFAVTTLFTIITLPVEYDASNRALKWLEESHMTTTAEHDMAADALKWAARTYVVAAISSVATLLYYILLFMNSRDRN
- a CDS encoding DUF1569 domain-containing protein, with translation MNHLSDKENRGSLVAKESRNTLLKLFLSLNPENKALWGKMNPQQMVEHLIEQVQYTNGTKEPFCEVSEEEAMRAKLANIYSDREIPKNVILGELPGQLRYPDLQTAIDQLMTELDTFDQYFKTPGTTAIHGGFGAMNEAEWLIWHSKHFRHHLKQFGLMPFTS
- a CDS encoding helix-turn-helix domain-containing protein, whose product is MIRIKSKLLHMDQWISNKEIPEAYDPNSLMLEEIVEMEDETIKQLRSIQLSTSGAFIIDTTMNFNQTVVDLFEIEGSSITLDFMLEGSPIERVEKLAALEDAPQEYHTIRYTPSFKGTFEMSPFQPINYFCVILSEDFYFNLIGQQSELQREFASQVAGRKHSYFAPVGSPITASIKNAISDILRCKRKGILKRMFVEAKIRELLVLQLDQLKQEPKLISGKGFLKEGELHKLMAAKEILESNYANPPLLSELSKMVSLNEFKLKNGFKEKFNTTIYQYIIRLKMENARYLLHQKTQSIGEIAYLSGYKDVSNFSTAFKAFYGFSPKKMRG
- the bla gene encoding subclass B1 metallo-beta-lactamase, translated to MNILKVSKLKPILVIIAIAAQILASSKVTKAADQTLPADSAIYKTTTLIINKLSSHCYQHLSYFNTEDYGKVECNGMIVIDGNEAIVFDTPADNQSSEELINYVTKKMNVKIKAIIPTHFHEDCVGGLKMFDQFNIPSYASNQTIELLKSKTKTNTSRIKGFDKKLDLKVGNIKVYASYFGEGHTKDNIIGYVPADQAMFGGCLIKEVDASKGYLGDANEKEWSQTVKKVKQKFPDAKIIIPGHGNYGGTELLDYTIKLFKDTIK
- a CDS encoding TonB-dependent receptor; translated protein: MSQLKFNSIQGHYLVKFFLLISFLLISARSFGQSPGNVSGTILDQSGSPIPGVSVSFKSIKKGTSTNEKGSYELQQLPEGKYQVIFSMIGYQSVALEVQVKNGANIVRNLVMKSSTQQMKEVNVAGRSKTQQANRQAYQVTAIDAKQLHNTTLNLAKALDRVAGVRIRESGGVGSRTEFSLNGFSGNQVKFFIDGIPMDNFGSSFDINNIPVNLAERLEVYKGVVPVSLGSDALGGAVNIITNSGRSNYLDASYSYGSFNTHRSSVNAGYTTAKGIVLNLNAYQNYSDNDYWVNTETQVDQYGTIERVKARRFHDGYRNEMIRFSAGVKGKSWADMLTLGLDLGQNKADIQNGVVMGDVYGARRTSGTLVMPSLKYLKKNLGLKGLDLNISGNFNLGHEKTIDTVNKQYNWLGQVVKDFSYGNSDIKGGERERMLYRYKNNNGIGTINLSYKLNDQHSFVINNTFNTFRRIGKDLLEEKDLYFERPQTTSKNVLGAAYRFDANERWNTTVFFKHYYQRSKAFINITGVDRPSNSDYGWSENNFSTTGYGLASTYFLGKDLQLRASYEHGVRVPESSELFGNVNTLTGNFSLKPESSENVNIGAIYTPAINNTHFFTIDAALLYRYSKDFIRPSLNAGNKYTLQRMVNLRDVDNTGIEANIRYRYKTAFNIGANVTYQNLRNQTKFEGGEGDKQSIIYGDRLPNMPYMYGNLDASYTFRNLMSKGDNLTVGYNLLYVHAYFEGWPSLGNKNEKYTIPEQYAHNANLLYSFAGGKYNLAMECLNLTDALLYDHYKLQKPSRSFNLKLRYFLFNKFK
- a CDS encoding DUF7594 domain-containing protein, translated to MKNLNLPAILLALSLMLSCKKSTVQQELQPDTKRMMTLASTTGTVYYVDPNGDDNNDGKSDTQAWKTIDKVNSMVFNPGDQILFKSGGVWAGHLAPKGSGIPNSNIILNRYGTGNKPQINGPGSNGSSAISLNNQSYWEIHNFDLTNTGTATNTSVRGIYVGQADSVRGSDIRIMNCDIHDVKSAPGTSTVSNKSSGGIIFGGNTDNVLVQSNTVKNSTLEGIRTLGAPGKSTNVVFDQNYLENILGDGIVLSNVINSAATRNTFNNCAYSTTSLNYAVCWTINSIGTRVAFNEVFNTKGGGVNDGQSFDADLTTDGDIFEYNYSHDNKRAFMLFMNSSKNIIVRYNLSINDAQTPSYGLFLYISTSTSNKIYNNTFYIKGNLDYIFKSGAFNSVFNNNIIYAEGTVSKFGDKPLSTSSVIQNNCFYPASIIAVNGPAGTVSGNIYVNPKFVNVSAPALVENFKLQKSSALISAGFNMVSNGGLDYFQATLPGSNPDIGAAQSAYSFSGFVSNADSYVRNGTYATTNYGTETGIYVKSDVSSYARKSYVKFDFSAISSSAISNARLILNASGVNTDPSRVIKVYTTLSNSWLETSLNWNNAPANGSLVNSFTVYKAEKYAIDVTDIINQQLAAGNKIITFALLNEAAASAKNDVQFTSKEATANKPQLNIIL